The Bifidobacterium asteroides genomic interval AGAATCAGTCAAGCAGGGAAATACCGAGGAGGTAGAAAACAACTATTGTGCAGGGCAAGGCCAGGAATTCGACAAGGAAGAGAAAAGCGTTATCCGATACGGGGCGAAGGAAGCCCTCGGTAATCGAATCAGTTATGCTCTTGCCGGCGATGCATCCTAAAAATAGCAGAATAATTGCATGCACCGGCGACCATACCCTTGTGCTAATGCCCGATTGCAGCAAAGGCATGGCGCTTATATAGATGTTCGAAATACAAACTGATTTGAAGCACGTTTTCTCATCGCATAACCTGCAATCTACTGTGGTTGTACTTAGCGCTTAGACCAGAAGAGGCGCCTATCAGCCTGGCGACCAGAATTGCCAGTGACTTTTCCACCCCGGTCTCGAACCTGCGAGGAAGCGACCGGTGATTCGCTTAAGTAAGATCACCCGTCGCACAGCATATGGGTGCTAACTTGTAGCTGGTGACGGGCCTGAGCACATCTTCGCCTGCATTTGCCATAAGTCTGCAAAGGCATGGCTCTGAACTTTCTCTGTCCCGCTCTGCTCGCAGCCTCTTGTCGCCTCCAGACATTCCTGACTTGCGAGGTGCTTAGATGATGAGGCACTTTATCGTAACAAGACCGCCTAGCTCGCTATATTAAACGACCTGCTAAGACCGAACAAAGGGGAAAGCAAGAGGATCGACAGTGCAGAGAATGGCAATGTCGATATTGTGCGTACAAAAAGAGTCTTGGGCCACTGTCCAAGACTCTGCTGGCGGAGGATACGAGATTCGAACTCGTGAGGGCGTGAACCCAACACGCTTTCCAAGCGTGCGCCATAGACCACTAGGCGAATCCTCCAAGGCTGCAATGAACGGGGTCGTAGCCTACGTGACCCTTATCAAGGCAACTAGGAAATAGTAACACAGGGCGGGGATTGCGGGCCAGTTCAGACGTGTCGCCGGCAGTTCCCGCCCTGTTTCTGTATTACTTGATCTGATCCATGGAAAGGCCAAGAGCCTCAGCCACGCGCTGGCCGTAATCCGGGTCGGCCTGGTAGAACTGCCTGGTCTCGAGAACCTGGATCTCCTGGTCATCGACAGAGCCCAGAGTGTTCTTGATGGTCTGGATCAGGCGGTCCTTCTCTTCCGGGCTCATCAGCCTGTAGAGACGGCCGGCTGCAGAGTAATAGTCCTTGTCGTAGGGACGGGAGTACTCGGTTTCCCCTTGGACAGCATCGCCATGCATACGGGCATCGTTGTCCTCCACGGGGCCACCCTTGCTGTTGGGCTCGTAGTTGACCGATCCGTCCTGCCCCTGGGACATGAACCCATCGCGCTCGTAGTTGTGGACCTCGTTGACCGGACGGTTGATGGGCAGCTGTTCGTAGTTGGCGCCCAGACGGTAACGCTCGGCGTCCTTGTATCCGAATAGCCGGCCCTGCAGGAGCTTGTCGGGCGACGGCTCGATGCCGGGGACGAAGTTGGCGGGGGAGAAGGCCGCCTCCTCCACATCATCGAAATAGTTGGTCGGGTTGGTGTCCAGCACGAACTCGCCTATCTCAATGCGCGGATAGTCCTTCTTGGAGACGACCTTGGTCACGTCGAAGATATCGTCCTTGTAGTCCAGGCCCTCCTGGTAGGGCAGGATCTGCACGCAGACCTTCCACTTGGGGTAGTCGCCCCGGTCAATGGCATCGTAGAGATCATGCAGGAGGAAGTCAGTGTCCTCGGAGGCAACCTTGGCGGCGGTCTCATCGGTCATGTTCTTCACGCCCTGCTCGCTCAGGAAGTGGTACTTGACCCAGAACTGCTCGCCTTTCGCATTGACCCACTTGAAGGTGTGGCTTCCGTAGCCGTTCATATTCCGGTAGCTGGCAGGGTTGCCCCTGTCGCCCATCAGATAGGTGACCTGGTGCACAGACTCGGGGGAGTGCGACCAGAAGTCCCACTGCATCTCCTGGCTGCGCAGGTGGGTGGCCGGGTCGCGCTTCTGCGAGTGGATGAAGTCGGGGAACTTCAGGGGGTCATTGACGAAGAAAATGGGGGTGTTGTTGCCCACCACGTCGTAGTTGCCCTCCTGAGTGTAGAAGCGCAGGGCGAAGCCGCGCACGTCGCGCAGGGTGTCGGGATAGCCGGATTCGCCGGCCACCTGAGAGAAGCGCAGCAGGATGGGCGTGGTCTTGCCTGCACCGTTGAATACGTCGGCCTTGGTGTATGCGCTCATGTCCTTGGTCAAGGTGAAGGTTCCCTTGGCTCCGGCGCCCTTGGCGTGGACTACGCGCTCTGGTATGCGCTCGCGGTTGAAGTGGGCCAGCTTTTCGAGGAGCTGGTAGTCCTGCATGAGGATGGGTCCGCGGGTGCCCGCCGTCTGGCTATGGTTGTTGTCTGCCCAAGGCTGCCCTTCGTTGGTAGTGAGTTTGTCGTTCATGTCTGCTCGATTCATCTGACATCTGTGATTTTTGCAATTGACGGTCCCAAGCTGGCCAGGTCTGCGACCCAGCTCCTGGTTAACCACTCGATCGCTGATAGCAGAACTCTTGATAAAATCCTGCTATTCTCCACCGTATCTGACAAGGGATGGAGTTGGTGGATATGCGCGCAGAGCGAGAGTCAGATATGTCACTAATCAAACCAGTGCTTTATGAAACCTAAGGGTGATG includes:
- a CDS encoding catalase, with product MNDKLTTNEGQPWADNNHSQTAGTRGPILMQDYQLLEKLAHFNRERIPERVVHAKGAGAKGTFTLTKDMSAYTKADVFNGAGKTTPILLRFSQVAGESGYPDTLRDVRGFALRFYTQEGNYDVVGNNTPIFFVNDPLKFPDFIHSQKRDPATHLRSQEMQWDFWSHSPESVHQVTYLMGDRGNPASYRNMNGYGSHTFKWVNAKGEQFWVKYHFLSEQGVKNMTDETAAKVASEDTDFLLHDLYDAIDRGDYPKWKVCVQILPYQEGLDYKDDIFDVTKVVSKKDYPRIEIGEFVLDTNPTNYFDDVEEAAFSPANFVPGIEPSPDKLLQGRLFGYKDAERYRLGANYEQLPINRPVNEVHNYERDGFMSQGQDGSVNYEPNSKGGPVEDNDARMHGDAVQGETEYSRPYDKDYYSAAGRLYRLMSPEEKDRLIQTIKNTLGSVDDQEIQVLETRQFYQADPDYGQRVAEALGLSMDQIK